Proteins from one Luteibaculum oceani genomic window:
- a CDS encoding glycosyltransferase family 2 protein gives MIVDVVIPALNEEDAIGLVINDIPKDLVRNIYVVDNASTDKTPEVAKEAGAIVVKQNQRGYGAACLAGIERIKNSGQFPDILVFLDGDYSDHPEQMPNLTQPIITNKTDMVIGSRALGNRESGSMMPQQVFGNWLATFLIRMIYGFRYSDLGPFRAIRWSALEKINMQDRDFGWTVEMQIKALKHKLAISEVPVDYRQRRGHSKIAGTVKGTVLAGYKIIYTIFKYAK, from the coding sequence TTGATAGTTGATGTTGTTATTCCTGCATTAAACGAGGAGGATGCCATAGGATTGGTAATAAATGATATACCTAAAGATTTAGTCAGAAATATATATGTTGTAGACAACGCCAGTACCGATAAAACGCCAGAGGTAGCAAAGGAAGCCGGTGCTATAGTGGTTAAGCAAAACCAACGTGGGTACGGTGCGGCATGTTTGGCAGGTATAGAAAGAATAAAAAACAGCGGTCAGTTTCCTGATATCCTTGTATTTTTGGACGGCGATTACAGCGATCATCCGGAACAAATGCCCAATCTTACCCAGCCTATTATTACGAATAAAACCGATATGGTAATTGGTTCTCGTGCATTGGGAAACAGGGAAAGCGGATCTATGATGCCTCAACAGGTTTTTGGAAATTGGTTGGCAACTTTCTTGATTCGAATGATATATGGTTTTCGCTACAGCGATCTAGGCCCTTTTAGAGCTATTCGTTGGAGTGCTTTAGAGAAAATAAATATGCAGGATAGAGATTTTGGCTGGACAGTGGAAATGCAGATAAAAGCTTTAAAGCATAAATTGGCCATTTCTGAAGTTCCTGTAGACTATCGACAAAGGAGAGGGCACTCTAAAATAGCGGGAACGGTAAAAGGAACGGTTTTAGCAGGATACAAAATTATTTACACGATTTTTAAATACGCCAAATGA
- a CDS encoding cellulose synthase family protein: protein MIVILATYGILLLFISVYVSFQLIHWVAYKRANKGDKNSSGFIVTPEVWPMVTVQLPLFNEKFVVERLIDAVDRLDYPTEKLEIQILDDSTDETTEIIGRKLNDSKLKHSFLHVRRDSREGYKAGALQYGMDRCNGVFIAIFDADFIPPADYLKNTIPQFQSEKIGMVQARWGHINQNDSLLTQMQAFGLDAHFTIEQVGRNAAEAFINFNGTAGVWRKTCIYDSGGWSHDTLTEDLDLSYRAQIRGWKFVYDEQIEVPAELPSNMAALRGQQFRWTKGGAECLRKLVPVLLKSKVGFWQKINGLVHLSNSFLFLAILGCALLSVPSLFIKIHTNEYSSFFNWAGIFVSSLLALCIIYATAYQRTKGDLRGFWWRFPTFLSVSMGLSLHNAIAVLEGYMGKKSPFIRTPKAGDAEDELAFRLSYIKEHISPITWIELGLAMMFAATAVYGIYHLEFGLVPFHTMLAVGYFYIATNSLAVLRPRLNGALQS from the coding sequence ATGATAGTTATTCTGGCCACCTACGGCATTTTATTACTCTTTATTTCTGTATACGTAAGCTTCCAGCTCATACACTGGGTGGCCTATAAAAGAGCCAATAAAGGGGATAAAAATTCTAGTGGTTTTATAGTTACACCCGAGGTTTGGCCCATGGTTACCGTGCAATTGCCGCTTTTCAATGAAAAATTTGTGGTGGAGCGACTGATAGATGCCGTTGATCGGTTGGATTACCCTACAGAGAAGCTAGAAATTCAGATACTGGATGATAGCACAGATGAAACCACCGAAATTATCGGGAGAAAGCTTAATGATTCTAAGCTGAAACACAGTTTTCTCCATGTAAGAAGAGATAGTAGAGAGGGATATAAAGCGGGTGCGCTTCAATATGGAATGGATAGGTGCAATGGGGTTTTTATCGCCATTTTCGATGCCGATTTCATTCCTCCTGCAGATTATTTAAAAAATACAATTCCACAATTTCAATCGGAGAAAATTGGAATGGTACAGGCCAGATGGGGACATATAAATCAAAATGATTCCTTGCTAACTCAAATGCAGGCTTTCGGCTTAGATGCCCATTTTACCATTGAGCAGGTGGGGAGAAATGCAGCCGAAGCCTTTATAAATTTTAATGGAACAGCTGGGGTGTGGCGTAAAACTTGCATCTACGATTCTGGAGGATGGAGTCATGATACCCTTACCGAGGATTTAGATCTTAGTTATCGGGCTCAAATAAGGGGCTGGAAATTTGTGTACGATGAGCAAATTGAAGTACCCGCAGAGTTACCTTCTAATATGGCAGCCTTGCGTGGTCAGCAATTTAGATGGACTAAAGGAGGGGCAGAATGTCTTAGGAAGTTAGTTCCTGTCTTACTAAAATCAAAAGTTGGGTTTTGGCAAAAAATTAATGGTCTGGTGCACCTATCTAACAGCTTTTTATTTCTCGCCATTTTGGGTTGTGCGCTTTTAAGTGTTCCAAGCCTGTTTATTAAAATTCATACCAACGAATACAGCAGCTTTTTCAACTGGGCAGGAATTTTTGTTTCAAGCCTTTTAGCCTTGTGTATAATTTACGCAACGGCGTACCAAAGAACTAAAGGAGATTTAAGGGGGTTTTGGTGGAGATTTCCTACCTTTTTGTCTGTATCTATGGGCTTAAGTCTGCACAATGCTATAGCGGTATTAGAGGGCTACATGGGTAAGAAGAGTCCATTTATTAGAACGCCAAAGGCGGGTGATGCCGAAGATGAACTTGCCTTTAGGTTGAGCTATATTAAGGAACATATTTCCCCAATTACCTGGATAGAATTAGGTTTGGCAATGATGTTCGCAGCTACCGCGGTTTATGGAATTTACCATTTGGAATTTGGTTTGGTTCCTTTCCATACTATGTTGGCTGTTGGGTATTTTTACATCGCCACAAATTCCTTAGCTGTGCTAAGACCTCGATTAAATGGGGCGCTTCAGAGTTAA
- the xerD gene encoding site-specific tyrosine recombinase XerD → MSWDLYKSGYKSFLKLEKSLSDNTVENYLRDLNKLIEFGKKNNKSPQALELTDFNKFITEVNKTGIAARSLARLISGVKSFYNYLLIEEIIEDNPTELLESPKLPTYLPDTLSVEEIDLLIEAIDLSKKDGYRNKTIIETLYGCGLRVSELIGLKISNINFEEDYIKIEGKGNKERLVPLGSTAKKLISHYIHDYRVHTNIADGHEDFLFLNKNGKKISRVMIFMIVKSLAERAGIEKKISPHTFRHSFASHLVEGGADLRAVQEMLGHESITTTEIYTHLDRDYLKSTIMEFHPRAGL, encoded by the coding sequence ATGAGTTGGGATCTTTACAAAAGTGGATATAAATCCTTTTTAAAATTAGAAAAATCACTTTCGGATAATACCGTTGAAAATTATCTACGCGATTTAAACAAACTTATAGAGTTTGGCAAAAAAAACAATAAATCTCCGCAAGCATTAGAACTTACCGACTTTAATAAATTCATTACTGAGGTAAATAAAACAGGTATTGCCGCCAGAAGCTTGGCGCGTTTAATTTCCGGGGTAAAATCCTTCTACAACTACCTACTCATAGAGGAAATTATTGAAGACAACCCAACAGAATTACTCGAAAGTCCCAAATTACCCACCTACCTACCCGACACACTATCTGTTGAAGAAATTGATCTACTTATTGAGGCCATAGACCTGAGTAAAAAAGATGGATACAGAAATAAAACGATCATAGAAACCCTGTACGGTTGCGGACTTAGGGTTAGCGAATTAATTGGTCTGAAAATTTCTAATATCAATTTCGAGGAAGATTACATCAAAATAGAAGGTAAAGGAAATAAAGAAAGGTTGGTTCCTCTTGGTTCCACAGCCAAAAAGTTAATTTCGCATTACATTCACGATTATCGAGTTCACACCAATATTGCGGACGGACACGAGGATTTTTTATTCCTAAATAAGAATGGCAAAAAGATCTCTCGGGTTATGATTTTCATGATTGTAAAATCTCTGGCAGAGCGTGCTGGAATTGAAAAGAAAATCAGCCCCCACACCTTCCGCCATTCGTTTGCCTCTCATTTGGTTGAAGGAGGTGCCGATTTACGCGCTGTACAAGAAATGCTTGGCCATGAATCGATCACGACTACCGAGATTTACACGCATTTAGATAGAGATTATTTAAAGTCTACTATCATGGAATTTCACCCAAGAGCCGGTCTTTAA
- the aroQ gene encoding type II 3-dehydroquinate dehydratase: MKKAVCIINGPNLNLLGTREPDIYGNVTLEGIINSLQQSYPEYTIAHFQSNSEGELVNKIQELGNEYEFGIINAAAYTHTSVAIRDAISAVSCNFIEVHLSNVFAREEFRKESLLSDVCQGVITGFGAQSYFMAMQFIRSQSGG; the protein is encoded by the coding sequence ATGAAAAAAGCAGTCTGCATTATTAATGGCCCAAATTTAAACTTATTGGGCACGCGGGAACCCGATATTTACGGGAATGTCACCCTTGAGGGGATAATAAATTCTTTACAGCAATCCTATCCGGAATATACCATTGCTCATTTCCAGAGCAATAGTGAGGGGGAATTGGTGAACAAGATCCAAGAATTGGGTAACGAATATGAATTTGGAATTATTAATGCAGCGGCTTATACCCACACCTCAGTCGCCATAAGAGATGCAATTTCGGCGGTTTCATGTAACTTTATAGAAGTTCATTTGAGCAATGTTTTTGCTCGGGAGGAGTTTAGGAAAGAGTCCTTATTGAGTGATGTTTGCCAAGGAGTTATAACTGGTTTTGGAGCCCAGAGCTACTTCATGGCAATGCAGTTTATTCGTTCACAAAGCGGCGGGTAG
- a CDS encoding glycosyltransferase family 2 protein — protein sequence MKYNSAAVILNYNGVHFLEKFLPNVLENTSEKTEVVVVDNASTDNSVKFLQEHYPSLRLIVLPKNYGYAGGYNYGLATLGYEFFILLNSDIEVTKNWDIPLINRLESEHHITACQPKILAYDNKSYFEYAGGSGGFIDREYFPFCRGRIFGELEQDLGQYDNAREVFWASGACFAIKSWAFHKAKGFDEDFFAHMEEIDLCHRLKNMGHKIYVEPKSVVYHVGGGTLAMMSPFKTFLNYRNGLSLLVKNYPYSDFKFILFKRLLLDGLSAINFVLRGIPRHAIEIYKAHRAFFKDWKLVLDKRERLQEEHKDVNRTGVFNGSAIWMYFVSRKRKFGKFPTRRFVNE from the coding sequence TTGAAGTACAATTCAGCAGCAGTTATTCTTAATTACAATGGGGTACACTTTTTGGAAAAGTTCCTTCCCAATGTTTTGGAAAATACCAGCGAAAAAACCGAAGTTGTTGTTGTAGATAACGCATCTACAGACAACTCCGTTAAATTCCTTCAAGAGCATTATCCGTCTCTACGCCTGATTGTTCTTCCAAAAAATTACGGCTATGCTGGCGGATATAATTACGGTCTTGCAACGCTAGGATATGAGTTTTTCATCCTCCTCAACAGCGACATAGAAGTCACCAAAAATTGGGACATCCCCTTAATAAATCGCTTAGAATCGGAGCACCATATCACCGCTTGTCAGCCCAAAATTTTAGCCTACGACAACAAGTCGTATTTTGAGTACGCTGGAGGCTCTGGTGGCTTTATAGATAGGGAGTATTTTCCATTTTGCCGAGGAAGGATTTTTGGTGAATTAGAACAAGATTTGGGGCAGTACGACAACGCAAGGGAAGTGTTTTGGGCTAGCGGAGCATGTTTTGCGATAAAAAGCTGGGCTTTCCATAAAGCAAAAGGATTTGATGAAGATTTCTTTGCACACATGGAGGAAATAGATCTTTGCCATCGGCTTAAAAATATGGGCCACAAAATTTATGTGGAACCAAAATCGGTAGTGTACCATGTTGGTGGAGGAACCTTAGCCATGATGAGTCCATTTAAAACCTTCCTCAATTACCGAAATGGACTTAGTCTTCTGGTAAAAAACTATCCCTATTCAGATTTTAAATTCATTCTATTTAAACGTCTCCTGCTCGATGGATTGTCTGCCATAAACTTCGTTCTACGTGGAATACCTAGGCATGCCATAGAAATTTATAAGGCACACCGGGCCTTTTTCAAAGACTGGAAACTGGTTTTAGACAAAAGAGAAAGACTACAGGAAGAGCACAAAGATGTAAATAGAACGGGGGTTTTTAACGGAAGTGCAATCTGGATGTATTTCGTTTCCCGCAAAAGAAAGTTTGGCAAGTTTCCTACCCGCCGCTTTGTGAACGAATAA